In Nostocoides sp. HKS02, the DNA window TGCTACCGCACGAGCGACGACCGTTGGATGGCTGTGGGAGCGATCGAGCCGGTGTTCTACGAGCGGCTGCTGGCAGGACTCGGTCTCGACGTCGGTGCGCTGGCAGCCGAGCAGATGGACTCCGGGTCATGGCCCCGCGTGAGCCGGCTCTTCGAGGACGTCTTCGCGACCCGGTCGCGACAGGACTGGGTCGACTGGTTCGCCGACCGCGACGCCTGCGTGGCCCCGGTGCTGACCGCCGCCGAGGCCGTGAGCGACCCCCACCTCACGGCCCGGGCGACGTATGCCCTGCCTCCCGTTGTGGACGGTCCCACCGCGGTCCGTCCGGTGCACCCGGCGCCGGCCCCGCGCTTCTCGCGGACCCCCGGTCGGTGGCCGGCTGAGGAGTTCACGCTGGGGCGGCATACTGACGAGGTGCTGCGCGAGCTCGGTCTTGACGGTTAGGACGAGGCCACCCCTCGCCCGAACGGCGGAGTGAATGGTCAAGGGTTGGCAAAGTGCCCGCTGACGACCCGCGCCGACCGCTGCAATGGCTGGAGTACCACCCGGTACGAACCATCGAGACGCGGAGGCGCGAGTGACCAACAGCCTGGGCAGCTACGTGCACGAGCAGATGGGCCTGCTCGGCTGGAGCCGTGAGGTGCTCGTCGAGCGCTCCGGGCTCGACCGGTGCGAGCTCGAGGTCCTGTTCGAGTCACCTGTCCTCATGGGCTGGCCGACGCCCGAGGCCATGCTCGGGCTGGCGCGGGCGCTCAACGTGTCGGTGCGCGAGATCGTCATGCATGCCGCGCACGGCTGCGGCCTGCACGTCGAGGTCGAGGCCGATCCCCAGGTCGCGATGCACCGCGTCGCCAACGAGGACCTCATGCGTGAGGTGCGCCGTCGACTCGTGTTGGGGGCTGCGACCGGCGGCTACCTCGCGACGCCGGGCTCCTACTCCGGAGCGGACACCGGCGCGCAGTTCGGCTGAGCCGAGCAGTCAGCTGGATGGCAGCGTCGTCAGCCCGCGCGACGCCGACCGCGCCGGGTGCGGAGGTAGTCGCTCACGACGTACTCCCCGAGCCGGTCGACGCTCGGGGTGAAGACCTGACCGCCGGCCCGCCGGGCCACCGCGTCGACGAACCTCGCAAGCCCAGGGTCCTCGCCGAGCATGAACACGTTCAGCGCAGCCCCGGTCCGGCGCAGCTCGTCGACCTGGGCGATCGTGGCTCGGAGCGTGGCCTGGCTGGTGGGCCAGTGGAAGATCGGTAGGCCGCCGTCCCCGAGGTGCGCCGTTGGCTCGCCATCGGTGACGACCAGCACCACGGGCTGGGCCTGGGGGTGGCGGCGCAGGTGCCGGGAGGCGAGTACCAGGGCGTGCTGGAGGTTGGTGCCCTGGACCCACTCGGGCTCGGCTTCGGCGAGCTGCACCGGCGTCAGGCGGCGTGCTGCGATGGTGAAGCCGATGATCTCGAGCGCGTCCTGGCGGAACCGGGTCTGCACGAGGTGTGACAACGCGAGAGCGGTCTGCTTCATCGGCCCCCAGCGACCCTCGTTGACCATGGAGAACGACATGTCGACGCAGAGCGCGACGGCGGCCGTGGTGCGCCGTTCGGTCTCGACAACCTCGAAGTCGGCCACCTCGAGCTGCACGGGTCCTGGGTGGATTCCGCTGCGACGCAAGGCATTCGACACCGTTCGGACGACGTCCAGGGGCTGCTCGTCGCCGAACTGCCAGGCGCGGGTCAGGCCAGTCGGCTCGTCCGCCTGGCCGGTCCGGTGGTCGTCGTGGTCGCCCCTGCCCTCGGCCGAGAGACCCTCGAAGACGCGTTTCAGCGCCGTCTCGCCGAGGCGACGTACGGCCCGGGGAGTGAGCCGGAGGCCGTCGTCCCCCTGGCTGAGGTAGCCCTGTCGCTCCAGCTCGCGTTCCAGCTGCCGCAACGCCTCGAAGTCGCGCGCCGCATCACCGCCGAGGTGCTCCTCCAGCCGCTCGACGTCGACATCGTCCAGGCTCGACCCGGCATACGACTGACCGAGTTGCGCATCGAGGGCCTCGAGGTCGGCGAGATCGGCGACCGCCTCGACGGCGGCGCGGTACCCCAGTGGCTCGCCGCCCGGTCGCATCCCGGCCGGGCTGGAACGGTCGAGGCCGGGGCGCAGGGCCCGCAGGTTGTCGGACAGCTGGGCCATCTCGGACGCGAGGTCGGCGTCCGCGAGCGCGTCGCTCAGGAGCTGGGCGAGCTGCTGGCGCTGCTCAGGGCTGAGCGATGCCATCATCCGCGCGGCGGCGGCCTGGCGACGGGCCAGTGCGTCGATCAGCTCGTCGACGTTCTGTGGACTCTCGGGGAACAGCTCGCCGTGCTTGTCCATGAACTCCCGGAACAGGTCGGTCGTGTCCTCCCCGCGGGCATGGGCGGAGAGCAACCGGTTGAGGTCGGCCACCATGTCGCGGACGGCGGCCATGGCCTCGGGGTCCTGCCCCGAGAGGGCCTGCGCCAGCCCTGCGAACTGGGCGTCGAGCACCTCGCGCTGGAGCAGCCGGGCGATCTGGTCGTAGATCGCCTTCGCCTCGGGGGAGTGCCACTCGTGGGAGGCCAGCGCCCGCACCTGACCGGCGACGTCGTCGGGAAGCGTGGCGAGGTCGAGCTCGGCGAGCCGGGCGGCGTCCCCCCTGCTCGCCGGCGAGGGTGTCGCGTTCGGTGGCGATCGCCTGGTCGAGTGCGGCACGAACCTGGTCGAGTGTCCCTGACAGGTCGCCGCGACGGCGGGCCGCGTCGCGGGCTCGCCGGAGGCGTTCGGTGAGGGCGTCCAGGCCCCGGCGACCATCCAGCCCGCGACGGAGCAGGTCGCGCAGCGCCTCTCGCGCCGAGCCACCCGCGAGGACGTCGGTGCCGATCTGGTCCAGCGCCGCACGCACGTCGAACGGCGGCGCGAGCGGGTCGGCCCCGCCATGCCACGGCCCGTAGCGGAACCGGTCGCCATGCGAGCCATGGGAGGGGTGCGAGCTTGACGGACCCGGTATGCCGGCCACCGTCAGGCCCCGTAGACCGTGCGTCCGGCGACGGTGTCCTTGTCGAGGCGTCGCGTGAGGTGCAGCCCCTCGAGGACGAACTCCACCGCCGCGGCCACGACACCCGGGCCCACGTCGTCGCCGTGGCCCAGCCGGTCGAGGACCTTGGACAAGCCGGGAGTTGCGCCGATCTGGGCGAGCAGGTCCGCCGCCGGGATGAGCTCGCCGGTCTCGACGACCTCGCCCTCGGCGAACAGGTCGGTGAAGCCGGACAGGTCGAGCCCGGCCAGCCGTGCCCGGAACGTCTCCGCCGTCGCGACGCGGAGCAGGTGGTCGAGCACGTCGCGCTCGCGGCCCTCTTCACCCATCTCGAACTCGACCTTGCCGAGCAGGGTCGGCACCACGGTGGGGACGTCACAGATGCGGGCGACTGCCGCCGGCTCACCGACCCGGGCCGCGCGGCGCAGGGCCGAGGCTGCCACGCTCTCGGCGGCGGCGATGGAGAACCGCGCCGACACCCCCGAGCGCTGGTCGACGGCCGACGACTCGCGCAGGCCCCTCGTGAAGCGCGCGATCACCTCGATGAGGTGCTCGGGAACCTCGGCGACCAGGTGGGACTCCTGGGAGATCAGTCGGACCTCGTCGGCCACCTCCTCCTGGTAGTGCGTCCGGATCTCGGCTCCGAAGCGATCCTTCAACGGGGTGATGATGCGCCCACGGTTCGTGTAGTCCTCGGGGTTGGCCGTCGCGACAAGGAGCAGGTCGAGCGGGAGGCGCAGGGAGTAGCCCCGGATCTGGATGTCGCGCTCCTCGAGGACGTTGAACAGTGCCACCTGGATCCGTTCGGCGAGATCGGGCAGCTCGTTCAGGCCGAACACACCGCGGTTCGACCGCGGCACCAGCCCGTAGTGCACGGTCTCGGGGTCGCCCAGGGTGCGTCCTTGCGCGACCTTCACCGGGTCGACGTCGCCGATCAGGTCACCGACGCTGGTGTCCGGGGTGGCGAGCTTCTCGGCATACCGCTCCGTGCGGTGTCGCCAGACCACGGGCAGGTCGTCGCCCAGCTCGGCCTTGAGGCGCAGGCACCGGGTGCACACCGGCTGGGTCGGGTCGTCGTTGATCTCGCACCCGGCGACTGCTGGCGCCCACTCGTCGAGGAGCTGGCCGAGGGTGCGCATGAGGCGGGTCTTGCCCTGGCCGCGCTCGCCGAGCAGGACGAGGTCGTGACCCGCGAGGAGTGCGGCCTCGAGCTCGGGTAGCACGGTGTCGTCGAACCCGACGATCCCGGGAAAGGCCTCCTCGCCGGATCGGAGCCTGGTGAGCAGGTTCTCGCGGAGCTCCTGCTTGACGGAACGGTGGGAGTAGCCACTGGAGACGAGCTCACCCAGGGTGGCGGGACGGTCGGGAGGCGTCATTGCCTGAATCTACGTCCGGGTCCCGCTCCGCGACACCCCGTATGCGCGCGGCAACGAGCGGCGCTCGCCTAGGACAGGGGCTGGTAGCTGCTCCACGGGGTGGCCCGTTCGAAGGCGTTGGCGACCCGCAGGGTGAGCGCATCAGCCCACCGCGGACCGATGACCTGCAGGCCGATCGGCCGTCCGCCCGCGCCGAACCCGGCGGGCACCACCGTCGAAGGCATCCCGGTGAGGTTGGCCGGCAGGCAGATCGTGCACCAGTCGTCGAAGAACGGGTCGACCGGCTGGCCCTCGATCTGCTCGGGAGTCTGCAACCCGACCGGGAACGCGGTGAGCTGCATCGCCGGGGTGACCAGCACGTCGAACTGCTCGAAGAACTCGGCCCACACCCGGGTGTAGGCGGCCCGCTCGTGGAGGGCGTCGACGTACTGGCCGCCGGTGATGGCCTGCCCGGCCTCGACGATCTCGGCGGTTCCGGGCGACATCAGCTCTCGCGACGCGAGGAGGGGCCCCTCGGAGGAGTAGCCCTCGGCGAGCGCGATGGTGTTCCACAGCTCGGTCGGGTGGC includes these proteins:
- a CDS encoding VWA domain-containing protein yields the protein MPHSTRRSPPNATPSPASRGDAARLAELDLATLPDDVAGQVRALASHEWHSPEAKAIYDQIARLLQREVLDAQFAGLAQALSGQDPEAMAAVRDMVADLNRLLSAHARGEDTTDLFREFMDKHGELFPESPQNVDELIDALARRQAAAARMMASLSPEQRQQLAQLLSDALADADLASEMAQLSDNLRALRPGLDRSSPAGMRPGGEPLGYRAAVEAVADLADLEALDAQLGQSYAGSSLDDVDVERLEEHLGGDAARDFEALRQLERELERQGYLSQGDDGLRLTPRAVRRLGETALKRVFEGLSAEGRGDHDDHRTGQADEPTGLTRAWQFGDEQPLDVVRTVSNALRRSGIHPGPVQLEVADFEVVETERRTTAAVALCVDMSFSMVNEGRWGPMKQTALALSHLVQTRFRQDALEIIGFTIAARRLTPVQLAEAEPEWVQGTNLQHALVLASRHLRRHPQAQPVVLVVTDGEPTAHLGDGGLPIFHWPTSQATLRATIAQVDELRRTGAALNVFMLGEDPGLARFVDAVARRAGGQVFTPSVDRLGEYVVSDYLRTRRGRRRAG
- a CDS encoding sigma 54-interacting transcriptional regulator; this translates as MTPPDRPATLGELVSSGYSHRSVKQELRENLLTRLRSGEEAFPGIVGFDDTVLPELEAALLAGHDLVLLGERGQGKTRLMRTLGQLLDEWAPAVAGCEINDDPTQPVCTRCLRLKAELGDDLPVVWRHRTERYAEKLATPDTSVGDLIGDVDPVKVAQGRTLGDPETVHYGLVPRSNRGVFGLNELPDLAERIQVALFNVLEERDIQIRGYSLRLPLDLLLVATANPEDYTNRGRIITPLKDRFGAEIRTHYQEEVADEVRLISQESHLVAEVPEHLIEVIARFTRGLRESSAVDQRSGVSARFSIAAAESVAASALRRAARVGEPAAVARICDVPTVVPTLLGKVEFEMGEEGRERDVLDHLLRVATAETFRARLAGLDLSGFTDLFAEGEVVETGELIPAADLLAQIGATPGLSKVLDRLGHGDDVGPGVVAAAVEFVLEGLHLTRRLDKDTVAGRTVYGA